A genomic segment from Methanobrevibacter sp. encodes:
- a CDS encoding class I SAM-dependent methyltransferase translates to MKMPENGHRAHGFSSANFLDSDEIIQELNLKGDEVFMDAGCGDGHNAIKVLEDYNHKGTVYAVDIYDASIEDMETYKQENNVENLINIEADITEGIPGVDDESIDVILMVNVFHGFKASRKLDEAVSELARIVKNDGKIAIMDYKPWDVPNGPPTKMRSSPQDLEKLFANHGLKKTYLNEEIGEDIPEGKSHFLIMFEKE, encoded by the coding sequence ATGAAGATGCCTGAAAATGGACATAGAGCTCATGGATTTTCAAGTGCAAATTTTTTGGATTCTGATGAAATCATTCAGGAATTGAATTTAAAAGGTGATGAGGTCTTTATGGATGCAGGATGTGGTGATGGCCACAATGCAATAAAAGTTCTTGAGGATTACAATCACAAAGGTACAGTTTATGCAGTTGATATCTATGACGCTTCAATTGAGGATATGGAAACATACAAGCAGGAAAACAATGTTGAAAACCTGATTAATATTGAAGCAGACATTACCGAAGGAATTCCTGGTGTTGATGACGAATCCATTGATGTTATATTGATGGTCAATGTTTTCCACGGATTTAAAGCATCAAGGAAATTAGATGAAGCGGTAAGTGAACTTGCAAGAATTGTTAAAAACGATGGAAAAATAGCAATCATGGATTATAAACCATGGGATGTTCCTAATGGACCTCCGACTAAGATGAGATCTTCACCGCAGGATTTGGAAAAATTATTTGCTAATCATGGTCTTAAAAAGACATATCTCAATGAGGAGATTGGTGAAGATATTCCTGAAGGCAAATCTCACTTTTTAATCATGTTTGAAAAGGAATGA
- a CDS encoding 2-C-methyl-D-erythritol 4-phosphate cytidylyltransferase, protein MIFAAILAGGIGSRMGGTDTPKQFLTLGNKPVIIHTIEKFVINENIDKTIVLIPKNFINHTVNLINEYIGDNDDIIVIEGGETRNDTLMNSIQYIDDNFGIDDDSIILTHDSVRPFVTHRIIEDNIEAAKRYGACDTVIPATDTIVESVNGETIESIPVRDYYYQGQTPQSFNIKKLFNLIKSLTEAETNILTDACKIFTLKDEDVHLVKGEVTNIKITYPYDLKLANTILEDGHD, encoded by the coding sequence ATGATTTTTGCAGCAATATTGGCAGGGGGAATAGGTTCCAGAATGGGAGGTACAGATACTCCAAAACAATTTTTGACTCTCGGAAACAAACCTGTCATAATTCATACAATTGAAAAATTTGTTATCAATGAAAATATTGATAAAACTATTGTGTTAATACCAAAAAACTTTATAAATCATACTGTTAATCTAATTAATGAATATATTGGGGATAATGATGACATTATAGTTATTGAAGGTGGTGAAACCAGAAATGATACCTTAATGAACAGTATTCAATATATCGATGATAATTTTGGAATCGATGATGACTCAATAATTCTTACACATGATTCCGTACGTCCTTTTGTCACTCACAGAATCATTGAAGACAATATTGAAGCGGCAAAAAGATATGGGGCATGTGATACTGTAATACCTGCCACTGACACCATCGTTGAAAGTGTGAATGGTGAGACTATTGAAAGCATCCCTGTGAGAGATTATTATTACCAAGGCCAAACACCTCAGAGCTTCAATATAAAGAAACTTTTTAACTTAATCAAAAGTTTAACAGAAGCTGAAACTAATATTCTAACAGATGCATGTAAAATCTTTACACTTAAAGATGAAGATGTACATCTAGTTAAGGGTGAAGTGACAAATATCAAAATTACATATCCATATGATTTGAAATTAGCAAATACAATACTTGAGGATGGACATGATTAA